One segment of Macrotis lagotis isolate mMagLag1 chromosome 1, bilby.v1.9.chrom.fasta, whole genome shotgun sequence DNA contains the following:
- the LOC141505580 gene encoding uncharacterized protein LOC141505580 isoform X1, producing MNSGLITMRSKESLTFKDVAVYFTQEEWGQLDPGQKYLYRDVMLENYRNLVSLGHHISKPDVISHLEQGEEPWMIGREILKANSPGGVTRHETKHDVSVQELSQVTVEEFPKGVIWYSELRDTWKHVDSFERQMIVPQEKIIPGKTDLKCNEISLNSVFVTEQKVSVREKSQGCDIHGRTFQFSSHLIRHQKICVWKKPYECHECGKAFSKGALLRQHQRVHTGEKPYKCNECGKAFTLRGSLTGHKSIHTGEKPYECNECGKAFRLHAHLTQHMRIHTGEKPYECNECGKAFRLHGHLTKHLNIHPGEKPYECNECGKAFSKGALLKQHQRVHTAERPYKCDDCGKTFSMSALLKQHQGVHTGEKPYECVECGKAFRLRGSLTQHKSIHTGEKPFECNECGKAFSTGAILKQHQRIHTGEKPYKCDECGKAFSRSSSLTEHKRIHTGEKPYECNECGKAFRLHGHLTKHQSIHPGEKPYECNECGKAFRLCGKLTQHKRIHTGEKPYKCSDCGKAFGDGALLMRHQRVHTGEKPYKCNECGKAFSRRANLTQHKRVHTGEKPYECQECGETFSQSKQLKRHQTLHTGEKPYKCNECGKTFRQSRQCTQHQRIHTGERPYTCSECGKTFRLHTQLTEHKSIHTGEKAYECNECGKAFRLHANLSRHQRIHTGEKPYKCNQCGNAFRHSSTLVRHQRLHSGE from the exons ATGAACTCTGGTCTCATAACAATGAGATCCAAG GAATCATtgacattcaaggatgtggctgtgTACTTTACCCAGGAGGAGTGGGGACAACTAGACCCTGGTCAGAAATATCTGTACAGAGATGTAATGCTAGAGAATTATAGGAATCTGGTCTCATTGG GGCATCACATTTCCAAGCCAGATGTGATCTCCCATTTGGAGCAAGGAGAAGAGCCTTGGATGATAGGGAGAGAAATACTAAAAGCTAATTCTCCAG GTGGGGTGACCAGACATGAAACCAAGCATGATGTTTCTGTACAGGAATTATCCCAGGTGACAGTGGAAGAATTTCCAAAAGGTGTTATCTGGTACTCAGAGTTAAGAGATACCTGGAAACATGTTGATTCATTTGAAAGGCAAATGATAGTtcctcaagagaaaattatccCAGGGAAGACAGACCTAAAGTGTAACGAAAttagtttgaattcagtctttgTTACGGAACAGAAAGTTTCTGTAAGAGAAAAATCTCAAGGATGTGATATACATGGAAGAACTTTTCAATTTAGTTCGCACCTAATTAGACATCAAAAAATCTGTGTATGgaagaaaccttatgaatgtcatgaatgtgggaaagcttttaGTAAGGGTGCACTCCTCAGGCAGCATCAGAGAgtccatactggagagaaaccttataagtgtaatgaatgtgggaaagctttcacATTACGTGGGAGCCTTACCGGACATAAGAgcattcacactggagagaaaccctatgaatgtaatgaatgtggaaaagcatTTAGATTGCACGCACACCTTACTCAGCATatgagaattcatactggagagaaaccctatgaatgcaatgaatgtgggaaagccttcagatTGCATGGACATCTTACAAAGCACTTGAACATTCAtcctggagagaaaccctatgaatgtaatgaatgtggaaaagctttcagTAAAGGAGCACTTCTTAAGCAACATCAGAGAGTCCATACAGCAGAAAGACCTTATAAATGTGATGACTGTGGAAAAACTTTCAGTATGAGTGCACTCCTTAAGCAGCATCAAGGAgtccatactggagagaaaccctatgaatgtgttgaatgtgggaaagccttcagacTTCGTGGAAGTCTTACTCAACATAAGAgtattcatactggagagaaaccctttgaatgtaatgaatgtgggaaagcttttaGTACAGGTGCAATTCTTAAGCAACATCAAAGgatccatactggagagaaaccctacaaatgtgatgaatgtgggaaagctttcagTCGGAGTTCAAGTCTTACTGAACATaagagaatccatactggagaaaaaccctatgaatgtaatgaatgtgggaaagccttcagacTGCACGGACACCTCACTAAACACCAGAGCATTCAtcctggagagaaaccttatgaatgtaatgaatgtgggaaagcctttagaCTTTGTGGAAAACTTACTCAGCataagagaattcatactggagaaaaaccataTAAATGTAGTGATTGTGGGAAAGCATTTGGGGATGGTGCACTTCTTATGAGGCATCAAAGAgtccatactggagagaaaccctataaatgcaatgaatgtggaaaagcctttaGTCGTCGTGCAAACCTTACTCAACATAAAAGAGtccatactggagaaaaaccctatGAATGTCAAGAATGTGGGGAAACTTTCAGTCAAAGTAAACAATTAAAACGACATCAGACacttcatactggagagaaaccttacaaATGTAACGAGTGTGGGAAAACCTTCCGTCAAAGTAGACAATGTACtcagcatcagagaattcatactggagaaagaCCCTATACATGCAGCGAATGTGGAAAGACATTCAGACTGCATACACAGCTTACTGAACACAAAAgcattcatactggagaaaaagcTTATGAATGTAacgaatgtgggaaagccttcagacTGCATGCAAATCTCTCTCGACATCAAAGAATACATACAGGAGAGAAACCCTataaatgtaatcagtgtgggaaTGCCTTTAGGCATAGTTCAACTCTAGTCAGACATCAGAGACTTCATAGTGGAGAGTAA